From Candidatus Binatia bacterium:
CCTCCCACGTGAACCGCCCCCGAGCCTGCGCGACGCCTTCGCGCAGGCGCGGCGCCAACCCCTCGTCGAAGTAGCGCTCGATGGCGCGCGCGAGCGCCGGGGGATCGCCCGGAGGCACGAGAAGCCCGGTCACCCCCTCCTCCACCACTTCCTCCAGTCCGCCCGTGCGGGTCGCGATCACCGGGGTCCCCCCGCCGAAGGCGACCTGCGCGATCCCCGATCCGGTCGCCTCGCGATACGGAAGCGCCACCACGTCCGCCGCGGCCACGTACGCCGCCACCTCCTCGTTGGCGACGTAGCGGTCCACGACGCGCACCTTGCCGCGGAGCGCGGGATGGGCGAGCGCCTGGGCGTAGCGCTCGCGCGGCTCGTAGAACTCCCCCACCACGTAGAGAAGATCCCAGGCGTCGGGCCGCGCCAGGGCGAGCGCCGCGAGCAGATCGGCGAGCCCCTTGTACGGGCGCACGTAGCCGAAGAAGAGGATCGTCCGCCCGCGCGCCTCCAGCGCGGCGCGCGCCCGCTCGCGGTCGGGAGCCCCCGCGTGGAACACCTCGTACGAGGGATGCGGATGCACCCGGACGGGGCGGCTTCCCGCGTAGCGCTCCAGCCGCTTCGCCTCGGAGCGCGCGTGCACCAGGAACCCGTCCGCCGCGCCCAGTCCGTAGGCCGCGAGCGCGCGCATCCCCGGCGCCGCCTCGTGCGGCTCCACGTTGTGGCACAGGAAGACGCGCTTGGGCGCCGAGGCGCCCCGGGGACGCGCCGCGCGCGCCGCCGTTCCGAGCGAGGGACCGAAGAAGGGGTGCCACCAGGGCACCACGAGGAGATCGGCCGCCATCGCGCGGATCCGCCGCCCGGCGCGGAGCCAGGTCCAGGGGAGCAGGCTGTCCACGACGCGATCCGCGGGGACGGGCGGAGCGATCGCCTCCCCGCTCGCGTCGAACTGCGTCGCGCCCGGAAAGAGGAAGCCGGGGTACAGGCGCGTGAACGAAATCATCGCGACGTCATGGCGCGCCGCGAAGGCGCGGGCGAGAAGCGTCGTGTAGTGGGCGATGCCGCCGCGATAGGGGTGCGTCGGGCCGAGGAGCGCGATCTTCACGCGGCCGCCGGCGGCGCGGGCGCGCCCGCGCCGGATCTAGATCCGCTCCCGAATCGCGTACTCCGGCTCCGTCGTGCGGGTGCCCGCGATCAGCTCGCCCAGGAAGCCAAGCGAGAGGAACTGGATCCCGAGCACGATGAAGACGAGCCCGAGCACCAGCGAGGGGCGGAGGCGGAGCGGCTCGCCCAGCACCACCGGCCAGGCGGCCCAGACCGTGAAGAGGAAGCCGAGCATCGCCACGCCGATCCCCATCCGGCCGAAGACGTGGAGCGGACGCGTCGAGCTGGTGGTGAGGAACATGACCGACAGGAGATCGAGGAATCCGTTCACGAAGCGCGCCGGACCGAACTTGGTCTTGCCGTGTCGGCGCTTGTGGTGGACGACGGGCAGCTCCCCGATCGTGTATCCGTTCCAGTGGGCGAGCACCGGGATGAACCGGTGCAGCTCGCCGCGCAGGCGGACCGACTTCGCGGCCTCCGCGCGGTAGGCCTTGAGCCCGCAGTTCATGTCATGGAGCGAGACGTGCGTCATGGCCGAGGTGACGCCGTTGAAGATCTTCGAGGGGATCGTCTTCGAGATCGGATCCTGGCGGTTCTGCTTCCACCCCGACACCAGGTCGTAGCCCTCGTCCAGCTTCCGGAGGAGCGGCCCGATCTCGGCGGAGTCGTCCTGAAGGTCCCCATCCATGGTGATGATGGAGCGGCCTCGCGCTTCGGCGAAGCCGACCGACAGCGCCGCGGACTTGCCGTAGTTGCGCCGGAAGCAGATGGCGCGCAGCCCGCGGTGTCGCGGCTTCAGGGCGCGCAGCCGCTCCGCCGTGCCGTCGCTCGATCCGTCGTCCACGACGAGGATCTCGGCCCGGAGGCCGAGCGGGCGGAGATCCGCCTCGAGCTTCTCGAGGAGCGGCTCCATGTTGTCGGCTTCGTTGTAGACCGGGATGAGCACGGTGAGGTCCGGGGCGCCGCCCCGATCGAGGTCGGAGCCCGCCGCGCCCGTCATCGCCGGTGCCGCTCCGGTCAGTCCGCCGGGTTCCGCTGCCATTCCCATTGCCTCCGCAGGCCCTCGTCGAGTCCCGTGCGCGGGCGGTAGTCGAGATCGCGGCGCGCGCGCGACGTCTCCGCGGACGTATCGCGCGGGTCTCCCGTCGCGGCCGGCTCGTGCCGGCGCTTCACGGGAAGGCCCGCCGCGCGCTCCACGGCGCTCAGCAGCTCGTTGACGGTGATCCGGTGGCCTCCGCCGACATTGTACACGAGCGATGGCACCGGGCGGACGAGCGCCGCCCGCGTGGCGGCGATGGCGTCGTCCACGAACGTGAAGTCGCGGCTCTGCTCGCCGTCGCCGTAGATCGGGATGGCGTCGCCGCGCCGGGCCGCTTCGAAGAAGCGGTGAATCCCCATGTCGGGACGCTGACGCGGTCCGTAGACCGTGAAGTAGCGGAGCCCCACCGCCGGGACGCCGCACGAGTCGCGATACGCCTGGAGCAGCGCCTCGGTCGCCACCTTGGTCACGCCGTAGGGCGAGAGCGGCCGCCTCGGCTCC
This genomic window contains:
- a CDS encoding glycosyltransferase; translated protein: MKIALLGPTHPYRGGIAHYTTLLARAFAARHDVAMISFTRLYPGFLFPGATQFDASGEAIAPPVPADRVVDSLLPWTWLRAGRRIRAMAADLLVVPWWHPFFGPSLGTAARAARPRGASAPKRVFLCHNVEPHEAAPGMRALAAYGLGAADGFLVHARSEAKRLERYAGSRPVRVHPHPSYEVFHAGAPDRERARAALEARGRTILFFGYVRPYKGLADLLAALALARPDAWDLLYVVGEFYEPRERYAQALAHPALRGKVRVVDRYVANEEVAAYVAAADVVALPYREATGSGIAQVAFGGGTPVIATRTGGLEEVVEEGVTGLLVPPGDPPALARAIERYFDEGLAPRLREGVAQARGRFTWEALVEALIELGSACR
- a CDS encoding glycosyltransferase family 2 protein produces the protein MAAEPGGLTGAAPAMTGAAGSDLDRGGAPDLTVLIPVYNEADNMEPLLEKLEADLRPLGLRAEILVVDDGSSDGTAERLRALKPRHRGLRAICFRRNYGKSAALSVGFAEARGRSIITMDGDLQDDSAEIGPLLRKLDEGYDLVSGWKQNRQDPISKTIPSKIFNGVTSAMTHVSLHDMNCGLKAYRAEAAKSVRLRGELHRFIPVLAHWNGYTIGELPVVHHKRRHGKTKFGPARFVNGFLDLLSVMFLTTSSTRPLHVFGRMGIGVAMLGFLFTVWAAWPVVLGEPLRLRPSLVLGLVFIVLGIQFLSLGFLGELIAGTRTTEPEYAIRERI
- a CDS encoding NAD-dependent epimerase/dehydratase family protein gives rise to the protein MRALVTGAAGFLGSTLCDALLEEGAEVVGVDAFVPNYPEPVKRRNLARASAQGRFRLVEADLRVADLGALLPGVTHVVHLAALAGVRASWGPAFRDYAEHNVLATQRLLEALRDTRVERVVVASSSSVYGTPERLPTPEEEPRRPLSPYGVTKVATEALLQAYRDSCGVPAVGLRYFTVYGPRQRPDMGIHRFFEAARRGDAIPIYGDGEQSRDFTFVDDAIAATRAALVRPVPSLVYNVGGGHRITVNELLSAVERAAGLPVKRRHEPAATGDPRDTSAETSRARRDLDYRPRTGLDEGLRRQWEWQRNPAD